In a single window of the Heterodontus francisci isolate sHetFra1 chromosome 35, sHetFra1.hap1, whole genome shotgun sequence genome:
- the fan1 gene encoding fanconi-associated nuclease 1: MFSPLPKRPRSCLSLQARRRDASAGSDPQSTERTLGQPPGGIAAEPQAAPPQSNSGSEAEEKPGRESEGSGSHRGRLGSRLSRRYRRVCGAAPGPTSESQPEPGPEARSGSENGAGAPSEGEPAVGEDRLPPPYYLRNFLMVLEAVLGSEDKELFNEEDEHWIGTFQKLSAAGQKLYVRLFQRKLNWLKVTRLNYAEIGLNLNPAIEELRLAGLLRTGSELCNVSEALDLLSAPELKLLAKSFHLRPQGQRAKILGSLLHLAKQQSIFSCKWNPSSPGLAILNRAKEMAGQCVRVAAPARAVFSRVLLLFNLTEWTDAEELSSAGQSQLSTVLMVNMGHVTFPSYNVLRETKIFRHRDDLLRYDAAVLSLAEVVTAMTNGAWSDALQIYKTAREKWSQLENSSDVRFDQELPVYLRCFTAGWVYTRIRFHGTEILQRLHMYEEAVQELQSLLEQRVYCPASRGHWWDRLSLNLHQHLKRTDQAIRCVRKGLDDARVHTGHRLALYQRALRIRDSPSCKKWRHLLQNLPVMNVEDVRHVTVKGRTCPGMGNALFLMESTSEGSSLGQGEPCSTVICSVEELSLAYYQQQGFDQGIHGEGTTFLTLFGLLFWEIIFLPGIPDVFRNLYQACPLDLYTDCFYQHRKEPIESRLEFLQDAPTETLHTLIADIWNSHRGTATALVNWEIFSSLQQAQSLVSCLGGLFLSGVCRILAKDLRHCRGGLPDLVVWNSQILQYKLVEVKGPSDRLSHKQMVWLDQLRRLGADVEVCHVSAVGARSHLFNSAR; the protein is encoded by the exons ATGTTTTCTCCGCTGCCCAAGAGGCCGCGGTCTTGCCTTTCTCTCCAGGCCCGAAGGCGAGACGCCTCTGCCGGCAGCGACCCTCAGTCCACAGAACGGACTCTGGGGCAGCCTCCAGGCGGGATAGCGGCAGAACCGCAGGCCGCTCCGCCCCAGAGTAACAGTGGGTCAGAGGCTGAGGAGAAGCCGGGGCGGGAGTCGGAGGGGAGCGGGAGTCACCGGGGCCGCCTGGGGTCCAGGCTCTCGCGGCGATATCGGAGAGTGTGTGGAGCGGCCCCGGGCCCGACCTCAGAGTCACAGCCGGAGCCCGGCCCGGAGGCGAGGTCAGGCAGTGAGAATGGAGCCGGGGCCCCCAGTGAGGGGGAGCCGGCAGTGGGTGAGGACAGACTGCCGCCTCCCTACTACCTGAGGAACTTCCTGATGGTGCTGGAGGCGGTTCTGGGGAGTGAAGATAAAGAACTCTTCAATGAAGAAGACGAGCACTGGATTGGAACATTCCAGAAGCTCTCAG CTGCTGGCCAGAAGCTCTACGTGCGACTCTTTCAACGGAAGCTGAATTGGCTGAAAGTGACTCGACTGAATTATGCTGAGATTGGCCTGAATCTTAACCCTGCCATCGAGGAGCTGAGGCTCGCTGGCTTGTTACGGACAG GGTCAGAGCTATGCAATGTTTCCGAGGCCCTGGATCTGCTGTCGGCTCCTGAGCTAAAACTGTTAGCTAAAAGCTTCCACCTGAGACCCCAGGGTCAGAGGGCAAAGATTCTGGGGTCTCTGCTGCATTTGGCCAAGCAGCAATCGATCTTCAGCTGCAAGTGGAACCCGTCGAGTCCCGGCCTCGCCATCCTCAACAG GGCGAAGGAGATGGCCGGGCAGTGTGTGAGAGTCGCCGCTCCAGCCCGTGCTGTGTTCTCACGGGTGTTGCTACTTTTCAATCTGACGGAGTGGACAGATGCCGAGGAGTTGTCCAGTGCTGGCCAGAGTCAGCTGTCCACGGTGCTCATGGTCAACATGGGTCATGTCACATTCCCCAGTTACAATGTGCTGCGGGAGACTAAAATATTCAGGCATAGAGATGACCTGCTCAG GTACGATGCGGCTGTGCTATCTCTAGCTGAGGTGGTAACAGCAATGACCAATGGGGCCTGGAGTGATGCTCTTCAGATTTATAAAACTGCCAGGGAGAAGTGGAGCCAGCTGGAGAACAGCAGTGATGTCAG GTTTGATCAGGAGCTCCCAGTGTATCTGCgatgtttcactgcaggttgggtctACACACGAATCCGATTCCATGGGACTGAAATTTTACAGCGGCTGCACATGTATGAG GAGGCGGTCCAGGAATTGCAAAGTCTTTTGGAACAAAGGGTTTATTGTCCAGCGAGCCGTGGCCATTGGTGGGATCGACTGAGTCTGAATCTCCACCAGCATCTGAAGCGGACTGATCAG GCAATCCGCTGTGTGCGGAAAGGTCTGGATGATGCGCGGGTGCATACGGGACATCGTCTAGCTCTGTACCAGCGGGCACTGCGGATACGTGACTCCCCAAGCTGCAAGAAATGGCGTCACCTTCTTCAGAATCTGCCAGTGATGAATGTGGAAGATGTGCGACAT GTGACAGTAAAGGGAAGAACGTGCCCAGGGATGGGCAATGCCTTGTTCCTGATGGAGAGCACCAGTGAGGGGTCGAGTTTGGGCCAGGGGGAACCCTGCTCGACGGTGATTTGTTCAGTAGAGGAGCTTTCTCTGGCCTACTATCAACAGCAAGGCTTCGATCAGG GGATACATGGCGAAGGAACCACATTTTTAACACTATTTGGACTGCTCTTCTGGGAAATCATCTTTCTGCCTGGAATCCCAGATGTTTTCCGAAATCTGTATCAG GCTTGCCCTCTGGATCTCTACACTGACTGTTTCTACCAGCACCGGAAGGAGCCCATTGAATCAAGGCTGGAGTTCCTGCAAGATGCACCCACAGAGACCCTCCACACGCTCATCGCTGACATATGGAACAGTCACAGAGGCACAGCTACTGCATTGGTCAACTGGGAGATCTTCAGCTCTCTTCAGCAGGCCCAG AGCTTGGTGAGCTGTCTGGGTGGTCTATTCCTGAGTGGCGTTTGTAGAATTCTGGCAAAAGACTTGAGGCACTGTCGTGGGGGCCTCCCTGATCTTGTAGTGTGGAACAGCCAGATCCTCCAGTACAAG